In Leopardus geoffroyi isolate Oge1 chromosome D1, O.geoffroyi_Oge1_pat1.0, whole genome shotgun sequence, the genomic stretch ATGGCAGATACCTGATACATTTGCACTAAAAACAGTCaaaactcattctctctcccacaAATAAAGAAACCTGTGAATTTTACAACAGGTCACTGAACAGGGTCTGCATTATTCCCAACTATGTGCAAATACACACttgtcttaaaatgaaaaattttttaagtcaatgaaatgtaaaaaaataaataaataaattgtaatatgGAAAGCGCCCTTTTAAAGATGGAGGCCATCTTCAGGCCTCCTTGGATTCTCAGGACCGGAGACCCCTCTCCACCGTCCTACTCACCTTGCCGGCAGGAAATTTACGGAGAAATTCAGGTGTGCGGTTGGTTTGGCCAAAGTGGAAGTGGGGTGGTGCGGAGAGCACGCGGACCTGAGCCCCGCTGTACTGAGCAGCAATGAGTGCCTTGAAGGCCCTCCAGTTTTCAGGATATGTGTACAGggtctgtggggggaggggaagacggAGAATGTTAATGACAGAAGGGTCTCAGTTCTAAATGTCACCTCCAGGGATAAATTCCCTGAGTTATTCCCAATCCGTTCAACTCCCTCTGGTAAACCAAATTCTCTGGTATCTGTCATGTGTAATCAGAGTCCTCTGAAATACCGGGGACAGAACTACACACCAACTGCTAAATAAAGCTTGTTGACAGGTTTGACCTTCCCTAAGGACAGCTCTAGAAGCACTCTCACCCCCTCAAATGTATCTTCAAGAAACCCAGAACTTCCAGCACCCGCAGACTCCACCTGCCGACAGACAGACACTCCTCCTTTCCCTGGTTTCATTCATTGATGGTTGGCGAGTACCTGCCTACTCCACCGCTGAGCCGCTCATCCCTTTAAAGCACCATCACTGTTTACCACACATACCGACCGTTTCCAAGTTCCCTTCAAAACAGCCAGGCGAAACCGAATGGCATCCTCTCCTCCCAAATCAACTCGGTCTCCCCAAAAGCCCGTTCCTTCTTGTCACGCTAacgtcccccccccacccccgcccgtcCCGTCCCGCAGTGAGTTCCCTGGCAGTAGCTTCTCCTTCTCTTAGTCCTTCTCTTAACGGTCCAGCTGGGCTGACTCCACCGTCCGGGGATTCCTCTCACTCTCCAACCTCCCCGATGATGAGCCCTTAACCGGAGACAGCCGTACCTGCCCACAAAGACCCTCGTCTTAACCCAGTCCCTGCTGTTGCCCCACAAAACGGTCACAAAAGTTGTCAACCTGCCCGGATACCATGTCTCGAAGCGGCAGTGAACCCGAACCCTTTTCTCAGGCCCCAGACGGCCAGGATCTGACATCTCTTTTCTCCACTACCCTAGACCCTTCCACCTCTTTGGCCTCCGAGAGCCCCAGCCTCAGTTCTCCTCCGGGGCCTGGAAGCCTTGCTCTCCAACAGTACGATCTCTAGACCCCCCACCAGTTCCCCACTCGGCTCCAGAACTCCTCTGACGCCGGAGGGCCCCATTCGGGCAGAGGATGGCGTCGGATACCGTGACCTGGATCGCCAGAGCCGGCAAACTTACCCCAGCCGCCATGGTGATTCCgcagagaaagggggtggggctCTCGGCGCTGCCGCAAAGTAAGCCGCccgggagagaagggggggaaggggagagccgTGGAGAAACAGCAGCCGCAAAGCGAGGACGGCATAGAAGGCATACGCACGACAGTTCGGTATCCCGCGGCGCTGAATTGGGaaaagagagggggtggggcctgCCGGCCTGCGCGGAAAAGCCCGCGCCTGCGCAGTGGGACTCTCGACTGGCCCGCCCCTCAGGCACGGCCAATCCGAGTCCCGACGTGGAGGTAGAAGGCGCGGAGGGTAAACTGTGAGAATGGGCCGCAATCCAGGGCCTCCTCTGGGCGGCGACGTGGCACCGCTGCCAACTCCGCGCCGCGCGGGGTCCCAGAAGCGTTCCCCTCCAGCTCAGGAACCCGCGGTGACTTGACGGGGATCCTGCCAGCCCCCTAACATCAGGATTGTGGCACACTCACTCGAGCGGAAACAACTCCTGCGTGGATAATTCCATTTGTTCCCGCTCTGGTTTTCTAGAGAGGATGAATGTCTATCCGGAGCCCAGGTCAGAAACCCTCTGCAGAAGTGAGGTTTCCTCGCATTAAATCACCATGCGGCTCCGGGATGCAGTTACTGCAGGAACGGCTCTGGTACTGGTCCTGCAGCAGGGGGGGGGGCCGAGAGAGAACACAGCGGATCCCTTCTGCTCGTCACCCTTAGGGGCAGTTTACCCATGATGGGCTGCCCTTTACCCACGCTCAGGTCGGAGAATGTTTTACCCATTTTAATAAGAGCAGGATGAATTCTGTAAAGTGAGAGAACGGTTGTAGAACCCTGAACCCCAATTTCAGGCCGTCACCATATAAATCTGGGCAGCAAGGTAAACGTGGAGCCAAACTTGGTTCTTCTCACAGCTActgccccagccccccagccagCACCCCAGCCTTCAGGAACTCTGCTGAGTGGGCCCCAGGTGCAGGAACACACCATCATCACGGGCGCTCGCTGCAAGTTGTGACAAATGGTATGACGGAACAGGCTGACACACGTTTTGGGGTGGCCAAAGGCACCTCTGAGAAGAGGCGGTAAGGTCTGGGGAGGGCAAGTACTGGGTGGAAATTAGAGGACACTGTAGTGCTTATTAACTAGCAGCTTTATTGCCCCTTAGGGCCCCTGTCTTCACTTGAGGAGGTTTCGAAGTGCTTGAGGGAGGAAAACCTGTAAGAAATGATGGAGGTCAGGGAACAGGCCTTGAGAATCCTGCAGTGGGGTCACAGTGAGAGTCTGGCCGGCCTGGGAGGCCGACGCCACGAAGGTCAGGAGCGGCTCAGCCGCTGGCTTCTGCGCAGCACTGCCGGGTCCTCTCAGCTCCCGGGTTACCTGAGCCTCCGTTGCCAGCCACTCTGCAGCGCCGGCACCGCCTCCGTCTCTGTCCTTGGTTTGCTGCTGCAAGCGTCGCCGGGCACGCCGCCGCCCCTGCCACACTCGGTGCCACAAGGCACAGCGCCAGCTCACTAAGGAGAGGGAcgtccccttccctgcctcaccccGAGCCCCTTCTCCTGCTGCCTCAGGTCCTTTGGGCCCCTGCTCTGCCAGTGCCGCATGGCCTGACCGCCCCTCCTCTCCAGGGGCTAGATGCTGCCCGATCACGTGGGGTGGCTCCCCTGGCCACCCAGGGCTATGCACGGCCCAGTCCTGCACCGTCTCTCCAACCTCTATAACCATTTCCTCCACCCCATCTTCGCTGGGGTCTCCCGTGCATCCCTGCTGCTCCTCCCGTCCCTCCTCCCAGCTTTTTTCCTGTCCATCTCGTTTCAATCTTTTGCTGGTCCCTCCCTGGGGAGACTCCTCAGGCCCACCTCCCTCTGACCGCAGTCTCTTGGTTCCCTGTTCCATATGGCATCCCAGTGCTTCCCTGAACACCTGGGCCAGGGCAGCAGTGAGCTGGGTGAAGGGAGCAGGGGGTAAGGGGATGGGCGTTGCGGACAGCAAAGCACTGGGGGAGCTGGGCTGCAGAAGCGGGAGCAGCCCCCAGTCCCGACCCCGGGAGGAACGGCGCTGGTACTGCAGGCTTCGGCAGTAATTGGCTGCCGCTCGGGAACAGTTCTGTAGCCTCCCGGCCACCCGGCTGGTCACATTGGCTGCCACATTGTGACTCAGGTCAAAGGGGTCCTGGAGATTCATGGGGCCAAGGCGCAGACCCTCCCAGCGATTAGAGGGCAGGCCCCCTGCCACAGGCAGTGCCTGACCCTCCCGCAGGGACAGCAGTGAGCCACGAAGATCCCAACACGAGACGCAGGAGAAGAACTGGGCTAGCAGAGAacctggaagaggaggaagaccaGGCAGAAAGGGTTACTTAGAGGCCAGAACCGAGACAGGCCTGCACTAGAGGCATTCTCTTAGAaggactttcttttcccttccaagTAGCTCAGAAGAGTGTCAGAAGCCAGGCTCCTCTAGTCTCCATAGACAAGAGGTCCAGCCTCTCTCCCCATGCCCCCAGCAACATCCTTCCCCAGATGCTGCTCCCTCCCCTTGCTAGCAGTGTAACCTTGAGCAGGCCACTTCATTGCTCCAATGcatggtttcttcatctgtaaaatggcagtaATACTAGCTGTCCCACGAGGTGGTTGTGAGAACCGTGCCTGGCAAACAGCAACTGAGCTATGTCACATCTACGTTTGTGCCTAACATCATTTATTAATACTTTACCGGGCTCCCCAAACTCACTGAGGGGCTCCTTATTGGTGCTGGGCTCCAGTCTTGAGGCATCCCTGGGGAAACTACAGTCCCAGCCATCAACCTCCACCTGTTCGCCCTCACCTGTGAAAGTGAAAAAGGTGAGGGTCAGCCTGGAAGCAGGAAGATTTGGGGGTGATAAGCAGAGATCTCATTCCTGGGGTAACTTCAGTGCATCTAAACAAGATAAACAAGAGGAAAGCTGATGCTACCAAGATAAAGAAGGTGGAGGCCAGGCTGCCGTACCTGCTTTCTGGGTGAGCTGGGATACAGTGGGCAACACAGGAGGGTCCCTGGTCTGAAGGAAATAGATCACGAGCAAGGTCAGGGCGTAGTTACTGAGAAGGGGGCCACTCCCTGGGTAAATAATAATTCCAGTTAGATTGGGGATGCCATCTGACACCCTCCTGGTTTTCTCAACCCTGGTTCCTATACctgcctccccccttccctccctttgccccaACAGCAGCTTTACCCCAAGTCTGTCCTGATTCATCCTCACCTGACAGCCCTCGACCCTGAGCCCAGCAGCGGAGGGTGTACACGAGGGGCCGTACTCGCCCATCCAGCTCAGAGCAGAGACTCAGGAAACGAGAGTTATGCAGGGCCAGCCTGGAACAAAGACCAGGGTGTCAGTGCTGAAGAACCCCACTCTCATTCCCGGCTTGCGGAACGGGGGCCAGCTGGAAGAAAGCCAAAAGAGGGTTTCCCAAGTGTCTGCTAACACACTGGTCATGCGAAAGGGTATACAAAAAGCCATCAATGTGTCTGGGGAAACACTACATCCTATATGCCCCTCCTGGATAGGATATTCCAGAAGCGTGTAGTTACAAGACTGCTCAAAGCCTTTCATATGCAAAGAAacgaagggagggagaaagagaggcaaggagaaagagaaggaaagaggaagtggaggagagggaggaaagggagaccTATTTGCATTTGACttagcatttcccaaacttattcAACCCTGGAACTCTTTTCTGAATCCCCTAAAAACAGTGTTTCAAGGAACACCCTTTACATTCGTGAAAACGGATGCCAGACAGGTGGCAAACGGCAGAAGGAGGGGATGGAACCCAACAAGGATAACCTCAATGCTCAGCAAGGCAGGAGCTTTCTGTACAGGGGTTCCCTCTCCACCACCCCAGAGTGCTCAGCTGCCCTTCCccaaccaccccacccccacgacAAAGGTACCGGTTACTGAGGGAGACGTCACCGTGGAGACCTGAAGGCCGATGGCAAAACTTGACCACAGGGCGTCGGGCAGAGGGCACAGTTTGGACTCGGTACACTCCAGGGACACAGCCCCGAAGAATGGATCCCACCAACTCCAGCATGGCCACCCcgtctgttttctccccctctttcagGGCCTCTGCTAGTTCCAGGGCCTTCCCCAGGTCCCCCTCTCCCCGGTCCTCCTGCAgtggggaggctggaggcagggactGGGGAGAGGCAAGGGTCTCAGAGGCCAAAGCAGAGTCCGGAGTCTGGGGTgccagggaagaggaaggagtttCAAAGTCCAGGGCTTCCGAGTCTTGGGGAGAAGGAGGCTGTGAGTCTGGAGGGGAAGCTGGGGTACAGGCCAGGGCTTGAGGATCCAGTGGGGATGCAAGGGCTGAATCCAAAGATGGAGACTCTGGAGCCTTTGGGGCTGGCTGTAGATAGAAATGAGTTGAATGAATAGTCGCCTCTCTTGCTGTTCCCCAGGTGGGCAACATTCCTCAAAATCAATCTATTACTGCTTATGAGTTAGGCCCCACTCCAAGGGTTTTAtataaattaactcatttaatcctcacaatcccttttcaaaattaaaaataacctggggcacctgggtggctcagtcagttaagcatccgactcttgatttcggctcaggtcatgatctcatggttcatgagatcaagccccgcatcgggctcggtgctgacagtgcagagcctgcttgggattcgctctctccctctctctctgccctcctctgcttgtgcactctctttctcaaaatgcataaactcaaaaataaatcgatttaattacattaaaaataacttttaatgcCACATAATAAATGGTCTGTAGTCTACCAAAATGTCAtggtcatgaaagacaaaagaaGGCAGAGGAACTGTAAAGGAGACTGAGTAAACAATGCTAGCCTGCTGGTGGGCAACTGATGAAGGTAGAGGACAGGCTGTAGACTAAAGTCTCATAACATTTTACACCTGCACCAGGTTAACATGTCCCTACTTGCTAACTGTCCTGCCGCTACACAGTAGGACGCCTTTGTGCTTCCCTGATACACACTGTACTATTATGGGATTCAATGTATGCAACTTGCTCTCAAGAGATTTTtatggggcgtgtgggtggcttagtcgttaaacatccgactttggctcaggtcataatctcacagtttgtgagttcgagccccacgtcaggctctgtgctcacagctcagagcttggagcctgctttggattctgtctcctcctcactctctctgccgctccactgcctatactctctctctctcaaatagacttaaaaaaaaaaaaacaaaaaaactagttTAAAATAACCCTTTTTGTAAAGTAGGAAGTATATGaaaactctgtactttctgctaaGTTTTCCTGTGAacccaaaactgctctaaaaaacaaaatcttacaaaaatacTAACAACCTTTCCTATTCCAAACGCAGAAACTGTACATTAGAGattagaaaatatagataagCAAAAACATAACCCCAAAATTACTTTATTGTAtgtccttttatatattttttccccaaatagggTATTATATACACTGTTTTGAAATCTGATTTTTTCATGTTACAAATGCCATGTATCCTATGTCAACTCATATTCATTCTACCTAATACCCATCCACATTCACGTTTCTCCAATTACAATAACCCTTTCAGGTAGCTTCtattacattttacagatgaggaactaaacatgagagagagaggaccatcCCTGCTGACTCTTCCTAGCTACCTCCCTGGTCACTCACCTGGGAGTCTTCCAAGTCACCCAGATCCAGGAAGAGGTCAAGATCACAGCCATGGACATCAAAACTGTTTATGGAAGACCCAAAAGGATGGACCACACAGCCTGGGTGCCGGGCAGAAAATAAAGGCAGGGCAACATTAGAGAGGAGTATGGGGTGGAAGGACACGGGGGCACAAAGAAGGAAGAGCAGCCGGATAAACGCCTCTAGCTGAGGGAGAACTGGGGGTGTGGACTTGAGGGAGGGAAGAACAGGGAGACACGGGAAGGGAGAGGACTCACCAGGGAAGAACTCTGTGAAGACCTCCTGCATCAGGGCCACGACGAGGCTCCGAAGCTGCCGCTCAGCCTCGGACAACTCCCTCAGCCCCACGAGCTTCACCATTTGTGCCCCGACGTCGGGGGCCTCGGCTAGTGCTTTGGCCAGCTGGTGACTGTCAGGGGCCGCTCCTTTGGGGGATTTGGAGGCAGGGCTCTGGAACTCTTTCTGCTCCCGTGGCCGGACCCGCAGGCGGTGTCCTCCCAGGCTGTGCTGGGGCTGTGACAAGACAGCTTCTCGGGTCCCTATGTCCCCCATCTCCACGATAGCAAAAACTCCCTGGCAAATCACAACAGGGGCAGTGATCATGGTTTTGGAACCAAGAATCCAAACGCGTGATTTGACAGTGGGTGACACTCTTTGAATATACTCAGATAAAcaattctcagggcacctgcgtggcccagtcagttaagcatccgacttcagctcaggtcacgatctcatggtttcatgggcttgagccccatgtagggctcagcactgacagtgcagagcctgcttgggattctctgtctccctctctttctgcccctcccccactcatgcgcgcgcacgctctctctctctctgtctctctctctctcaaaataaataaacttcaaaaagaaaaaaaaagatgaagggaaTGGAACAGACACTCCAGAAAATAACCCATACCTCTATGGtcaactgattatttttttaatttttttttttttttaatgtttatttttgacagagacagagatagaatgagagtgggttaggggcagagagagagggagacacagaagcagaagcaggctccagactctgagctgtcagcacagagcccgacgcagggctcaaactcacgagctgtgagatcataacctgagctgaagttggatgttcaactgactgggtcacccagtcGCTCCATATGATCAACAGATTTTTAACAAAGTTGTCAACaccattcaatgaggaaagatTAGTCTTCTCGACATGgggctgggacaactggatagccaaatgcaaaagaatggtATTGGACCTCACaccacatacacaaaattaatgGAGCAGTGGGACAGGGGGAGCAGCCTCACCAGCACACGGGCCTGAATCAGAGGCGAggggtgatgaaaacattctggaaggaTGGGTGAAGAACCTTGTAAATATACTAGCAACCAGTGAATTGTGTACTTCAAAAGTGTGAATTTTATCACTCGTCTCACTTCTGCCCTATGCCAAACACAGCAAA encodes the following:
- the TUT1 gene encoding speckle targeted PIP5K1A-regulated poly(A) polymerase, which gives rise to MAAVDSDVQSLPRGGFRCCLCHVTTANRPSLDAHLGGRKHRHLVELRAARKAQGLRSVFVSGFPRDVDSAQLSEYFQAFGPVASVVMDKDKGVFAIVEMGDIGTREAVLSQPQHSLGGHRLRVRPREQKEFQSPASKSPKGAAPDSHQLAKALAEAPDVGAQMVKLVGLRELSEAERQLRSLVVALMQEVFTEFFPGCVVHPFGSSINSFDVHGCDLDLFLDLGDLEDSQPAPKAPESPSLDSALASPLDPQALACTPASPPDSQPPSPQDSEALDFETPSSSLAPQTPDSALASETLASPQSLPPASPLQEDRGEGDLGKALELAEALKEGEKTDGVAMLELVGSILRGCVPGVYRVQTVPSARRPVVKFCHRPSGLHGDVSLSNRLALHNSRFLSLCSELDGRVRPLVYTLRCWAQGRGLSGSGPLLSNYALTLLVIYFLQTRDPPVLPTVSQLTQKAGEGEQVEVDGWDCSFPRDASRLEPSTNKEPLSSLLAQFFSCVSCWDLRGSLLSLREGQALPVAGGLPSNRWEGLRLGPMNLQDPFDLSHNVAANVTSRVAGRLQNCSRAAANYCRSLQYQRRSSRGRDWGLLPLLQPSSPSALLSATPIPLPPAPFTQLTAALAQVFREALGCHMEQGTKRLRSEGGGPEESPQGGTSKRLKRDGQEKSWEEGREEQQGCTGDPSEDGVEEMVIEVGETVQDWAVHSPGWPGEPPHVIGQHLAPGEEGRSGHAALAEQGPKGPEAAGEGARGEAGKGTSLSLVSWRCALWHRVWQGRRRARRRLQQQTKDRDGGGAGAAEWLATEAQVTRELRGPGSAAQKPAAEPLLTFVASASQAGQTLTVTPLQDSQGLFPDLHHFLQVFLPQALRNLLK